A single genomic interval of Pseudorasbora parva isolate DD20220531a chromosome 21, ASM2467924v1, whole genome shotgun sequence harbors:
- the LOC137056499 gene encoding sushi, nidogen and EGF-like domain-containing protein 1, giving the protein MIVINNAIVTPNAALSGIFYPFGSAAGDIRNAAVDDGSSSVIQLSSPFLFFGRTYQQIYVNNNGHLTFSQASSQYVPYSFPAKRSQDIIAGLWTDLDNRVRGVVSYHQYTSGSVLTRATQDINNHFSNLTFNASWVFVATWDKVAYSPITNTNTTFQVVLISGSNFSFILMNYADIAETGLPVEAGYDTVNSTDYFMINGSNNGSLISNLKNSSNVNVPGRWAFRVDSRNVYKNNVIGLRVRLSSFLDLTQNGNVAIVLQQIKQELVKNGLPSSIELKLRKVQKIN; this is encoded by the exons ATGA TAGTTATCAATAATGCTATTGTCACTCCAAACGCAGCTTTGTCCG GAATATTCTACCCATTCGGCTCAGCAGCAGGAGACATAAGAAACGCTGCTGTTGATGATGGAAGCTCCTCAGTTATTCAGCTGTCGAGTCCATTTCTGTTCTTTGGCCGCACATACCAGCAGATTTAT GTTAATAATAATGGACACCTCACATTCAGCCAGGCTTCATCACAGTATGTTCCCTACTCTTTTCCTGCTAAGAGAAGTCAAGATATAATCGCTGGTCTCTGGACTGACCTTGATAACCGTGTGAGAGGAGTGGTTTCATATCATCAGTACACTAGTGGAAGCGTTCTCACACGAGCCACTCAGGATATAAACAATCACTTCTCAAATCTGACCTTCAACGCTTCTTGGGTCTTTGTCGCAACGTGGGATAAAGTCGCTTACTCTCCCATCACAAACACA AACACAACGTTTCAAGTGGTTTTAATATCAGGCAGTAATTTTTCGTTTATTCTGATGAATTATGCTGACATTGCTGAAACAGGACTTCCAGTGGAG GCTGGTTATGACACAGTAAACTCCACTGACTACTTTATGATTAATGGATCAAACAACGGGAGCCTCATCTCAAACCTCAAAAACTCCAGTAATGTCAATGTTCCCGGTCGATGGGCCTTCAGGGTGGACAGTAGAAACGTGTATAAAA ACAACGTCATTGGACTTCGAGTGAGACTTTCCTCATTTTTAGACCTAACACAGAATGGAAACGTTGCGATTGTTTTACAGCAA ATAAAACAGGAGCTGGTCAAGAACGGTCTGCCAAGCAGCATAGAGCTGAAGTTAAGAAAAGTGCAGAAGATAAACTAA